Proteins encoded in a region of the Clostridium beijerinckii genome:
- a CDS encoding 4Fe-4S binding protein: MIIMVNEKRQKEMKALGFLLQNDREHYAVRFLSRAGNFTVEELNNINGIAKKYGRGYSGLTTRLQIEVPWIKDEDAEKVMEEAKSLGLRHGGTGQKIRPLVACKGTVCLHGNIDTQAICRELEEKYFATDTPHKCKIGIVGCANNCAKANINDIGIMGKTIPEFNLDNCVGCGICVKGCRQKALEVVNRKVVYHEELCVSCGECSRLCRTNAVGIKEKGAEIFVGGRFGRGIRIGDSLGKIFEEKDIVFVVDKIMECYREIGVKGERISTVMDRVGKEKFISEVLSRQ, translated from the coding sequence ATGATTATTATGGTTAATGAGAAGAGACAAAAAGAAATGAAGGCATTAGGTTTTTTATTACAAAATGATAGGGAACATTATGCAGTAAGGTTTTTAAGTAGAGCAGGAAATTTTACAGTTGAAGAATTAAACAACATAAATGGGATTGCTAAAAAATATGGACGAGGGTATTCAGGACTTACAACAAGACTTCAAATTGAAGTTCCTTGGATTAAAGATGAAGATGCAGAAAAAGTAATGGAAGAAGCAAAATCTTTGGGGCTACGTCATGGTGGAACAGGTCAGAAAATAAGGCCATTAGTTGCATGCAAAGGAACTGTATGTCTGCATGGTAACATTGATACTCAGGCAATTTGCAGAGAACTAGAGGAAAAATATTTTGCTACAGATACTCCTCATAAGTGCAAAATAGGAATAGTTGGTTGTGCAAATAATTGTGCAAAAGCTAATATAAATGATATTGGAATAATGGGAAAGACAATCCCAGAATTTAATTTGGACAACTGTGTTGGATGTGGAATTTGTGTTAAAGGCTGCAGGCAAAAAGCATTAGAGGTAGTAAATAGAAAAGTAGTATATCATGAAGAATTATGTGTAAGTTGCGGTGAATGTTCTAGACTATGTAGAACCAATGCAGTTGGTATTAAAGAAAAAGGTGCAGAAATTTTTGTTGGTGGAAGATTTGGACGAGGAATAAGAATAGGGGATTCTTTAGGAAAAATATTCGAAGAAAAAGATATAGTATTTGTAGTTGATAAGATTATGGAATGCTATAGAGAAATTGGAGTAAAGGGAGAAAGAATCTCGACAGTAATGGATAGAGTAGGAAAAGAAAAATTTATATCTGAAGTACTAAGCAGACAATAA
- a CDS encoding sulfite exporter TauE/SafE family protein has product MIQFLWLTPLGFLVGAFGTLIGAGGGFILVPILLLLYPDKSPDTITSISLAVVFFNALSGSFAYSRMKRIDYKSGIIFAIATLPGSILGSVITSYVPRQLFNGIFGVLLVIISIFLILRTKEEKAENRLVVKNGYITRTVVDIEGVEHTFSYNPVTGIVVSIFVGFMSSFLGIGGGIIHVPVLVNILNYPVHIATATSHFVLAVMSLSGTMVHIVNGVLQSSFIQTAALSIGVLFGAQLGAKLSKKIHGVDIIRSLAVALAIVGVRIFIMAF; this is encoded by the coding sequence TTGATACAATTTTTATGGTTAACTCCTTTAGGATTTTTAGTTGGAGCATTTGGAACTCTAATAGGTGCAGGAGGAGGATTTATACTGGTACCTATTTTATTATTGTTATATCCAGATAAGAGTCCAGATACAATAACTAGTATTTCTCTAGCAGTTGTATTTTTTAATGCATTATCTGGCTCTTTTGCTTATTCGAGGATGAAACGTATTGATTATAAATCAGGAATAATTTTTGCAATAGCAACACTGCCTGGATCAATATTAGGATCAGTAATAACATCATACGTACCAAGGCAGCTTTTTAATGGGATATTTGGTGTGTTACTGGTTATTATATCTATATTCTTGATATTAAGAACCAAGGAGGAGAAAGCAGAAAATAGATTAGTAGTTAAGAATGGCTATATTACAAGAACAGTGGTAGATATTGAAGGGGTAGAACATACATTTTCATATAATCCTGTAACTGGAATAGTTGTAAGTATTTTTGTCGGCTTTATGTCTAGTTTTTTAGGTATAGGAGGAGGAATAATACATGTTCCAGTACTTGTCAATATATTAAATTACCCCGTTCATATTGCAACTGCTACTTCGCATTTTGTTCTAGCAGTAATGTCATTATCAGGAACTATGGTTCATATAGTCAATGGAGTGCTTCAGTCAAGCTTTATCCAAACAGCTGCCTTATCTATAGGTGTATTATTTGGAGCGCAGTTAGGTGCGAAGCTTTCAAAAAAGATTCACGGAGTAGATATAATTAGAAGTCTTGCAGTTGCATTAGCTATTGTAGGGGTAAGAATATTCATTATGGCATTTTAG